Proteins encoded in a region of the Leptolyngbya subtilissima AS-A7 genome:
- a CDS encoding PTPA-CTERM sorting domain-containing protein translates to MSFKAFISSTAIAGTVITGTMVVSAPAEAATIVGGSTLNLSNTDIIGGGVKRVGNNLDFFSFTNPFTGNTSGQFTGVSASTGSFTNSNITSLIPPLPRIQDLVLVASGPNLFTISGPIANFITGVNLGSAPFSNVNFNLTSFVWNSSTGSADLAGIFVSGSDSIAARGLFTSQLNSVNPSSYSLSITAVPTPALLPGIIGMGVAALRRRREEAEENA, encoded by the coding sequence ATGTCATTTAAAGCGTTTATATCAAGCACTGCGATCGCAGGCACAGTGATCACAGGAACAATGGTAGTCTCAGCCCCTGCTGAAGCGGCTACTATCGTTGGCGGTAGCACTCTCAATTTAAGCAATACAGATATCATTGGGGGAGGAGTTAAGCGTGTTGGTAACAACCTAGATTTTTTCAGTTTTACCAATCCCTTTACTGGCAACACTAGTGGGCAATTTACTGGTGTTTCTGCTAGCACGGGTAGTTTCACAAATTCAAACATTACTAGCCTTATCCCACCCTTGCCGCGTATTCAGGATTTGGTGCTAGTTGCTAGCGGCCCTAACCTGTTTACAATTAGTGGACCGATTGCCAATTTCATCACTGGAGTTAACCTTGGCAGCGCTCCTTTCTCAAACGTGAATTTTAATCTCACATCTTTTGTCTGGAATAGCTCTACTGGCTCTGCAGATCTAGCAGGGATTTTTGTTAGTGGATCTGACTCAATCGCAGCTAGAGGGTTATTTACTTCTCAGCTCAACTCCGTTAACCCTAGTAGCTATTCCCTCTCTATAACGGCAGTACCAACCCCAGCACTACTGCCTGGCATAATTGGTATGGGCGTTGCGGCATTGCGCCGCAGAAGGGAGGAAGCCGAAGAAAACGCCTAG